A part of Desulfomicrobium escambiense DSM 10707 genomic DNA contains:
- the clpA gene encoding ATP-dependent Clp protease ATP-binding subunit ClpA, producing the protein MLSKELERIIGNAVREVKLRQHEFLTLEHLLYSYTLDAHGQHLLQGCGIDVDRLRKQLVQFFTDHLDVNPRPEHEIVQTVSVQRAMQRAILHIQSAGKAQVQAGDFLAAMLEEEDAFAVYYLKAQGLTKLGVLEYISHELPDAGGAVEAEPREGGKQSALEKYTVDLVARAMEGKIDPLVGRDEELKRTLQVLARRKKNNPIFVGDPGVGKTAVAEGLALKIARGEVPEQFAQTRIFALDMGSLLAGTKYRGDFEARLKGVISELKAMDGAILCIDEIHTIVGAGSTSGGSMDASNILKPVLASGELRCIGSTTYEEYKNHFEKDRALSRRFQKIDIVEPSVAESEKILMGLRPYYEEFHGVKYQPSAITAAVELSARHINDRCLPDKAIDVIDEAGAIFVLSGEKNRRKSVTRRDVEEVVARMARIPSSRVTSSDRDRLANLEKDLGSQVFGQKEAVEQLAQAIKRSRAGLGNAERPLGSFLLTGPTGVGKTELAKQLASCLGVAFVRFDMSEYMEKHAVARLIGAPPGYVGFEQGGLLTDAIRKTPHCVLLLDEIEKAHMDMFSILLQVMDHATLTDNNGRKSDFRNVILLMTSNAGAREMSGNAIGFKAGVEEDRGLRGLAAVEKLFSPEFRNRLDAIVTFHSLTQDIMEQIVDKFMAELGVQLAAKNVTLELTPEARSWLAKKGFDPAFGARPLGRLIQKEVKDRLADRILFGELAAGGAVRVGLRDGKELEFTFSPR; encoded by the coding sequence ATGCTGAGTAAGGAGTTGGAAAGAATCATCGGGAATGCCGTGCGCGAGGTGAAGCTGCGCCAGCACGAGTTTTTGACCCTGGAGCATCTGCTGTACAGCTACACGTTGGACGCTCACGGTCAGCATCTTCTGCAGGGCTGCGGCATCGACGTGGACCGCCTGCGCAAGCAGCTGGTGCAGTTCTTCACGGACCATCTGGACGTGAACCCGCGCCCAGAGCACGAGATCGTACAGACGGTCAGCGTGCAGCGCGCCATGCAGCGCGCCATCCTGCACATCCAGTCGGCCGGCAAGGCCCAGGTCCAGGCGGGCGACTTCCTGGCGGCCATGCTCGAGGAGGAGGACGCCTTCGCGGTCTATTACCTCAAGGCCCAGGGCCTGACGAAGCTTGGCGTCCTCGAATACATTTCCCACGAACTCCCCGACGCGGGCGGGGCGGTCGAGGCCGAGCCCAGGGAAGGCGGCAAGCAGAGCGCCCTGGAGAAATACACCGTGGACCTGGTGGCCAGGGCCATGGAAGGCAAGATCGACCCGCTGGTCGGCCGCGACGAGGAGTTGAAGCGCACCCTGCAGGTCCTGGCCCGGCGCAAGAAGAACAACCCCATCTTCGTCGGCGACCCCGGCGTGGGCAAGACGGCCGTGGCCGAGGGCCTGGCCCTCAAGATCGCCCGCGGCGAGGTGCCCGAGCAGTTCGCCCAGACCCGCATCTTCGCCCTGGACATGGGCAGCCTCCTGGCCGGGACCAAGTACCGCGGCGACTTCGAGGCGCGCCTCAAGGGCGTCATCTCCGAGCTCAAGGCCATGGACGGCGCCATCCTGTGCATCGACGAGATCCACACCATCGTCGGCGCCGGCTCCACCAGCGGCGGGTCCATGGACGCCTCCAACATTCTCAAGCCCGTTCTGGCTTCGGGCGAACTGCGCTGCATCGGCTCCACGACCTACGAGGAGTACAAGAACCATTTCGAGAAGGACCGGGCCCTGTCCCGGCGCTTCCAGAAGATCGACATCGTCGAGCCCAGCGTGGCCGAGAGCGAGAAGATCCTCATGGGCCTGAGGCCCTATTACGAGGAGTTTCACGGCGTGAAGTACCAGCCTTCGGCCATCACCGCGGCCGTGGAGTTGTCCGCCCGGCACATCAACGACAGATGTCTGCCCGACAAGGCCATCGACGTCATCGACGAGGCCGGCGCCATCTTCGTCCTCTCGGGCGAGAAGAACCGCCGCAAGTCCGTGACCCGGCGCGACGTGGAGGAAGTGGTGGCGCGCATGGCCCGCATCCCCAGTTCCCGCGTCACGTCCTCGGACCGCGACCGTCTGGCCAACCTCGAAAAGGACCTGGGCAGCCAGGTCTTCGGCCAGAAGGAGGCCGTGGAGCAGCTGGCCCAGGCCATCAAGCGCTCCCGCGCGGGCCTGGGCAACGCCGAGCGGCCCCTGGGCTCCTTCCTGCTGACGGGCCCCACGGGCGTGGGCAAGACCGAGCTGGCCAAGCAGCTGGCGAGCTGCCTTGGCGTGGCCTTCGTGCGCTTCGACATGAGCGAGTACATGGAGAAGCACGCCGTGGCACGGCTTATCGGCGCGCCTCCCGGCTACGTCGGCTTCGAGCAGGGGGGCCTCCTGACCGATGCCATCCGCAAGACCCCGCACTGCGTGCTGCTCCTCGACGAGATCGAGAAGGCGCACATGGACATGTTCTCCATCCTGCTGCAGGTCATGGACCACGCCACCCTGACGGACAACAACGGCCGCAAGTCCGACTTCCGCAACGTGATCCTGCTCATGACCTCCAACGCCGGCGCCCGCGAGATGAGCGGCAACGCCATCGGCTTCAAGGCCGGCGTGGAGGAGGACCGCGGCCTGCGCGGCCTGGCCGCCGTGGAGAAGCTCTTCAGCCCCGAGTTCCGCAACCGCCTGGATGCCATCGTCACGTTCCATTCCCTGACCCAGGACATCATGGAGCAGATCGTGGACAAGTTCATGGCCGAGTTGGGCGTTCAGCTGGCGGCCAAGAACGTGACTCTGGAACTGACCCCCGAGGCGCGATCGTGGCTGGCGAAAAAGGGCTTCGACCCCGCCTTCGGCGCCCGTCCCCTGGGACGGCTCATCCAGAAGGAGGTCAAGGACAGGCTGGCCGACCGGATCCTCTTCGGCGAGTTGGCCGCGGGAGGCGCGGTGCGCGTGGGCCTTCGGGACGGGAAGGAGCTGGAGTTCACCTTCTCGCCCAGATGA
- a CDS encoding CGGC domain-containing protein encodes MEKILIVGCKNTMDDVCIGCSRCLVAFNRRVGIFELYEDTEAEIVGMVGCGGCPAPAIVTRLMQVKLWNAPMNEKPTVIHIAPCIAEQCPHKAEIIKKITAKAGIPVIEGTHPYVPSDIFA; translated from the coding sequence ATGGAGAAGATTCTGATCGTCGGCTGCAAGAATACCATGGACGATGTCTGCATCGGGTGTTCGCGCTGTCTTGTGGCATTCAACAGGCGGGTGGGGATTTTTGAGCTCTACGAAGACACGGAGGCGGAGATCGTCGGCATGGTCGGTTGCGGCGGCTGCCCAGCCCCGGCCATCGTGACCCGTCTGATGCAGGTCAAGCTCTGGAACGCGCCCATGAACGAAAAGCCCACGGTCATCCACATCGCGCCGTGCATCGCCGAACAGTGTCCCCACAAGGCCGAGATCATCAAGAAGATCACGGCAAAGGCGGGAATCCCGGTGATCGAAGGGACGCACCCCTACGTGCCTTCCGACATCTTCGCCTGA
- a CDS encoding PadR family transcriptional regulator, with product MSEKESGARHAGSAKPERYIQPSILMALLDGPSYGYQLLQRLPEYGFLRDEVPPGMVYRHLRQMEEEKLVESRWEAEGSGPAKRVYVMTAEGGEVLEAWVAHMERRARRLLEFADSYRRRVRPQQASGSGA from the coding sequence ATGAGTGAAAAAGAATCCGGCGCACGACACGCAGGCAGTGCCAAGCCCGAACGATACATCCAGCCGTCGATTCTCATGGCTCTCTTGGACGGGCCGTCCTACGGCTATCAGCTGCTGCAGCGGCTGCCCGAATATGGCTTCCTGCGCGACGAAGTCCCGCCGGGGATGGTCTACCGCCACCTGCGCCAGATGGAGGAGGAGAAGCTCGTCGAATCCAGGTGGGAGGCCGAAGGGTCCGGGCCGGCCAAACGGGTGTACGTCATGACCGCCGAGGGCGGCGAGGTCCTCGAGGCATGGGTGGCGCACATGGAGCGCAGGGCCAGGCGGCTCCTGGAATTCGCAGATAGCTACCGGCGGCGCGTGCGGCCGCAGCAGGCATCCGGGAGCGGGGCATGA
- the yjgA gene encoding ribosome biogenesis factor YjgA yields the protein MTEFVYGNEEDWEGRPSKSQRKRDMVALQKLGESLLELAPEQLERLGLPEDLAEAVRFYHTLKDKEARRRQLQFIGTVMRKIDPEPLRQAMDELDQLRYQQAEEFHQIEEWRDALVGGDREVLTELVGRFGLDPQQLNRLARLAAAEKEAGKPSKNGRALFRLLRQAFEGEAG from the coding sequence ATGACCGAATTCGTCTATGGAAACGAGGAGGACTGGGAAGGCCGGCCCAGCAAGTCACAGCGCAAGCGCGACATGGTCGCCCTGCAGAAGCTCGGCGAGAGCCTCCTGGAATTGGCGCCCGAGCAGCTGGAACGCCTGGGCCTGCCCGAGGACCTGGCCGAGGCCGTGCGCTTTTACCACACCCTGAAGGACAAGGAAGCCCGGCGGCGCCAGCTGCAGTTCATCGGCACGGTCATGCGCAAGATCGACCCGGAGCCCCTGCGGCAGGCCATGGATGAGTTGGATCAGCTCCGTTACCAGCAGGCCGAGGAATTCCATCAGATCGAGGAGTGGCGGGACGCCCTGGTGGGCGGTGACCGGGAGGTGCTGACGGAGCTTGTCGGGCGCTTCGGGCTGGACCCCCAGCAGTTGAACCGCCTGGCGCGTCTTGCGGCCGCCGAGAAGGAGGCAGGCAAGCCGTCCAAGAACGGACGCGCCCTGTTCCGCCTCCTGCGGCAGGCATTCGAGGGCGAAGCGGGCTAG
- a CDS encoding DUF4139 domain-containing protein, translating to MTRLVAAIALLFPALAWAAPTQITLFPSSAQVEEVSAPSCAPADGGLSSCTLTLPGRADPATLRFGKLPGTASIADLTWKARHDPDQAALAPLLAKRDELTAQRDEAAAELEGVRGRLAFWKAQTEPGQQTVAALRELAAELGANLRDGTRQAQALERNIADLNGKIARVEEEIAAAAGRQRTVWEVTALVSGNAPGELAYSYTLADCGWTPLYRLEALPAAGKIDFSWQAKVWQRSGQDWKDVRLFLATMQPETQAEPSDLPPWEIRPMQIFQKTMAAPAMMEMRAGAADEMVAAAPAPPREIRRATYAAWDMGKKSLPAGAERIIDIERGTWPAAFLHLMRPSLDSKAYVQARTEFKEPKELPPGTAFFLLDGAIVDQREFALSGREGTLFFGTDPLLTCETVLGDKKTGEKGLFGQKQSFVRQWTLTVRNAAARPVQVRIEEPRPLPRDERITVELTAKPEPLAEDDPELLAWNATVPAGGQSVIDLGLKMTAPDDLHVDPGWRW from the coding sequence ATGACCAGACTCGTTGCAGCCATCGCGCTGCTCTTTCCCGCACTGGCCTGGGCCGCGCCGACCCAGATCACGCTCTTCCCGTCCTCGGCCCAGGTGGAGGAAGTGTCGGCCCCGTCGTGCGCTCCGGCGGACGGGGGCCTGTCGTCCTGCACCCTGACCCTGCCCGGCCGGGCAGACCCGGCCACCCTGCGCTTCGGCAAGCTGCCGGGCACGGCGTCCATCGCCGACCTGACCTGGAAGGCCCGCCACGACCCCGATCAGGCCGCCCTGGCCCCCCTGCTGGCCAAACGGGACGAACTCACGGCGCAGCGGGATGAGGCCGCGGCCGAACTTGAAGGCGTGCGCGGCCGGCTGGCCTTCTGGAAGGCCCAGACCGAGCCGGGCCAACAGACCGTGGCCGCCCTGCGAGAGCTGGCTGCGGAGCTTGGTGCGAACCTGCGCGACGGGACCCGGCAGGCCCAGGCCCTGGAAAGGAACATCGCCGACCTGAACGGTAAGATCGCCAGGGTCGAGGAGGAGATCGCCGCGGCAGCGGGCCGGCAGCGCACGGTCTGGGAGGTCACGGCACTGGTGTCCGGCAACGCCCCGGGCGAACTGGCCTACTCCTACACCCTGGCCGACTGCGGCTGGACGCCGCTCTACCGCCTGGAGGCCCTGCCCGCGGCCGGGAAGATCGACTTCTCCTGGCAGGCCAAGGTCTGGCAACGCTCAGGCCAGGACTGGAAGGACGTACGTCTCTTCCTGGCCACCATGCAGCCCGAGACTCAGGCCGAGCCCTCGGACCTGCCGCCCTGGGAGATTCGTCCCATGCAGATTTTTCAGAAAACCATGGCCGCCCCGGCCATGATGGAGATGCGCGCCGGTGCCGCCGACGAAATGGTCGCGGCTGCGCCGGCTCCGCCCCGCGAGATCCGCCGTGCCACCTATGCGGCCTGGGACATGGGCAAGAAATCCCTCCCCGCCGGCGCGGAGCGAATCATCGACATCGAGCGCGGAACCTGGCCGGCCGCCTTCCTGCACCTCATGCGTCCGAGCCTAGACTCCAAGGCCTACGTCCAGGCACGAACCGAGTTCAAGGAGCCCAAAGAACTTCCGCCCGGCACGGCCTTCTTCCTGCTGGACGGCGCCATCGTCGACCAGCGCGAGTTCGCCCTGTCCGGACGCGAGGGCACGCTGTTCTTCGGCACGGACCCGCTGCTGACCTGCGAGACGGTACTGGGGGACAAGAAGACCGGCGAGAAAGGCCTCTTCGGCCAGAAGCAGTCCTTCGTGCGCCAGTGGACCCTGACCGTGCGCAACGCCGCCGCCCGCCCCGTCCAGGTCCGCATCGAGGAGCCCCGCCCCCTGCCCCGCGACGAGCGCATCACGGTGGAACTGACGGCCAAGCCCGAGCCCCTGGCCGAGGACGACCCGGAACTCCTGGCCTGGAACGCCACGGTCCCGGCCGGGGGGCAGAGCGTCATCGACCTGGGGCTGAAGATGACGGCCCCCGATGACCTCCACGTGGATCCGGGCTGGCGCTGGTAG
- a CDS encoding ATP-dependent Clp protease adaptor ClpS → MTAPYEVPGSEPDVIVEDGLQEPRQFKVLLHNDDYTSMDFVVEVLMNVFGKSETEAFAIMMSVHEKGIGLCGIYTAEVAETKVQIVHQMAKARSFPLRCTMEEV, encoded by the coding sequence ATGACCGCACCATATGAGGTTCCAGGCTCCGAGCCCGACGTCATCGTCGAGGACGGACTGCAGGAGCCGCGGCAGTTCAAGGTTTTGCTGCATAATGACGATTATACGTCCATGGACTTCGTCGTGGAGGTGCTTATGAATGTGTTCGGAAAGTCCGAGACCGAGGCTTTCGCCATCATGATGAGCGTCCACGAAAAGGGCATCGGCCTGTGCGGGATCTACACGGCCGAGGTGGCCGAGACCAAGGTGCAGATCGTGCATCAGATGGCCAAGGCCAGGTCGTTCCCCCTGCGCTGTACCATGGAAGAGGTGTGA
- a CDS encoding transposase has protein sequence MMFLVEMVRKLMGRTLVCPHCGHRQQASVDDRRRDRCEKCGAPLAPPKDEGRARRG, from the coding sequence GTGATGTTTCTCGTCGAGATGGTGCGTAAACTGATGGGCCGGACGCTGGTCTGCCCGCACTGCGGACACAGGCAGCAGGCTTCGGTCGACGACAGGCGCAGGGACCGCTGCGAAAAGTGCGGTGCGCCGCTGGCGCCGCCCAAGGATGAAGGCAGGGCAAGGCGAGGCTGA
- the aat gene encoding leucyl/phenylalanyl-tRNA--protein transferase, whose amino-acid sequence MTVFALNAQPVFPDPAHADEDGLLAVGGDLSPQRLLMAYGQGIFPWYSENAPILWWSPDPRLILEPSRIHVPRRLERILRQGRFTFTLDTAFERVIGLCADTPRCGAHGTWIVPEMLAAYCRLHELGFAHSVEAWSGGELAGGLYGVAMGGAFFGESMFYREPDASKAALVTLMRALDRAGFTLFDCQQTTAHMLRFGGFEVPRVEFLSRLQAALELPFLRGAWTLRDGGLVCGRP is encoded by the coding sequence ATGACCGTCTTCGCCCTGAACGCCCAGCCCGTCTTCCCCGACCCGGCCCACGCCGACGAGGACGGGCTGCTGGCCGTGGGCGGGGACCTCTCGCCCCAGCGCCTGCTCATGGCCTACGGCCAGGGTATCTTTCCCTGGTACAGCGAGAACGCGCCCATCCTGTGGTGGAGTCCGGACCCGCGTCTCATCCTCGAACCTTCGCGGATTCACGTGCCCCGGCGTCTGGAGCGCATCCTGCGCCAGGGGCGCTTCACGTTCACCCTGGACACGGCCTTCGAACGGGTCATCGGCCTCTGCGCCGACACGCCTCGGTGCGGGGCCCACGGCACCTGGATCGTGCCCGAGATGCTGGCCGCTTACTGCCGCCTGCACGAACTGGGTTTCGCCCACAGCGTCGAGGCCTGGTCCGGCGGCGAACTGGCCGGGGGGCTGTACGGCGTGGCCATGGGAGGGGCCTTTTTCGGGGAATCGATGTTCTACCGCGAGCCCGACGCCTCCAAGGCCGCCCTGGTGACGTTGATGCGGGCCTTGGACCGCGCTGGCTTCACGCTTTTCGATTGTCAGCAGACCACGGCGCACATGCTCCGCTTCGGCGGGTTCGAGGTGCCCAGGGTCGAATTTCTCTCCCGGCTGCAAGCGGCCCTGGAGCTGCCTTTCCTGCGCGGGGCCTGGACCCTGCGCGACGGCGGCCTGGTCTGCGGGCGGCCCTGA
- a CDS encoding FAD-dependent oxidoreductase, with amino-acid sequence MPLNVVVIGGVALGPKAACRIKRLDPDANVTMVDASKLISYGGCGIPYYVSGDVSDHQQLQETSFHMVRDEQFFQDCKGFTVMTETRALSIDRKAKTVLVQHKDGTQRALPYDKLVLGTGSTPRRLPIPGADLGNVFTVSTLGEAIRIKEQVAGGGVGSAVIVGGGFIGLEMAESFADMWGIETTVIEVADQVMPGFMSKAMATIAEKHLAENGVTVRTAEMVQAIEGEDGKVTRVVTDKGAIDADLVILSVGVVPSDTLAREAGLSCSARGGVIVSKTMQTSDPDIYAGGDCVVIENIVTGKIGYYPLGSLANSQGRIIGTNVAGGRETFDGVVGTYIIKLFDLAFSGTGLSLPVALREGFDAFSTHVIMSDHSHFYPKRDMVSLEIVVERRTGRVLGLQGACQNGDSLKGRIDTMAAILKFRPTLRDVSSLEMAYAPPFGSAMDVLNAAANTAENILVGRNVSIQPVEFAKLWENRVQENLLCIDTREWGNAEPFVNKYPDFWKNIPQGQIRGRLDEIPKDKKIVLLCNTGGRSYESQVILRHAGFLEPVNLQGGMGFIKQLGFDPSQDA; translated from the coding sequence ATGCCTCTGAACGTTGTTGTCATCGGCGGCGTGGCCCTTGGACCCAAGGCCGCGTGCCGCATAAAGCGATTGGACCCCGACGCGAACGTGACCATGGTCGACGCCAGCAAACTGATCTCTTACGGGGGCTGCGGCATCCCATACTACGTATCCGGCGATGTCAGCGACCACCAGCAGCTGCAGGAAACGAGCTTCCACATGGTCCGTGACGAGCAGTTCTTCCAGGACTGCAAGGGCTTCACGGTCATGACCGAGACCCGCGCCCTGTCCATCGACCGCAAGGCCAAGACCGTCCTGGTCCAGCACAAGGACGGCACCCAGCGCGCCCTGCCCTACGACAAGCTGGTCCTGGGCACGGGCAGCACGCCCCGCAGGCTGCCCATCCCCGGAGCCGACCTGGGCAACGTCTTCACCGTCTCGACCCTGGGCGAGGCCATCCGCATCAAGGAGCAGGTTGCGGGCGGCGGCGTCGGCTCGGCCGTCATCGTGGGCGGCGGATTCATCGGCCTGGAGATGGCCGAGTCCTTCGCCGACATGTGGGGCATCGAAACCACGGTCATCGAGGTGGCGGATCAGGTCATGCCGGGCTTCATGAGCAAGGCCATGGCCACCATCGCAGAAAAGCACCTGGCCGAGAACGGCGTCACGGTCCGCACCGCCGAGATGGTCCAGGCCATCGAGGGCGAGGACGGCAAGGTCACGCGGGTGGTGACGGACAAGGGCGCCATCGACGCCGACCTGGTCATCCTGTCCGTGGGCGTCGTGCCCAGCGACACCCTGGCCCGCGAGGCCGGGCTGTCCTGCTCCGCCCGCGGCGGCGTCATCGTGTCCAAGACCATGCAGACCTCGGACCCGGACATCTACGCCGGCGGCGACTGCGTGGTCATCGAGAACATCGTCACGGGCAAGATCGGCTACTACCCCCTGGGCTCCCTGGCCAACAGCCAGGGACGCATCATCGGCACCAACGTGGCCGGCGGCAGGGAGACCTTCGACGGGGTCGTTGGCACCTACATCATCAAGCTCTTCGACCTGGCCTTCTCCGGCACCGGCCTGTCCCTGCCCGTTGCCCTGCGCGAGGGCTTCGACGCCTTCAGCACCCACGTCATCATGAGCGACCACTCCCACTTCTACCCCAAGCGCGACATGGTCAGCCTGGAGATCGTGGTCGAACGCCGCACCGGACGTGTGCTGGGCCTGCAGGGCGCCTGCCAGAACGGCGACTCCCTCAAGGGCCGCATCGACACCATGGCCGCCATCCTCAAGTTCCGTCCGACCCTGCGCGACGTGTCCAGCCTCGAAATGGCCTACGCTCCGCCCTTCGGCTCGGCCATGGACGTGCTCAACGCCGCCGCCAACACCGCCGAGAACATTCTGGTGGGCAGGAACGTTTCCATCCAGCCGGTGGAATTCGCCAAGCTCTGGGAAAACCGCGTACAGGAAAACCTGCTGTGCATCGACACCCGCGAGTGGGGCAACGCCGAACCGTTCGTAAACAAGTACCCGGATTTCTGGAAGAACATTCCCCAGGGCCAGATTCGGGGCAGGCTCGATGAAATCCCTAAGGACAAGAAGATCGTACTGCTGTGCAACACGGGCGGCAGGTCGTACGAATCCCAGGTCATCCTCCGGCATGCCGGCTTCCTGGAGCCGGTCAACCTGCAGGGCGGCATGGGCTTCATAAAGCAGCTCGGCTTCGACCCGAGCCAGGACGCTTAG
- a CDS encoding cation:proton antiporter: MSVEIPILSDVVMIFGLSCAVIIASHRFKIPPVIGFLLTGVLAGPYGLGLVGAEHEVEIFAEIGVILLLFVIGMELSLDELQRLRKPVFIGGAAQVLLTIAVFELPFMVFGVGLGKAVFIGFLAALSSTAIVLKLLAEKAQLGAPHGRISLGMLIFQDVAVVPMMLLVPLLAGAGGNPWLSLGEMAVKAALVGGVLFVAARKLIPRVLEAVIRTRSRELFLMTTLGLCFAIALLTSNVGLSLSLGAFLAGLIMSESEYSHSALEGVLPFRDVFTSVFFVSIGMLLDPAFVITHLPQVLGLTATILVLKAALAAVAGRLLGYPWHVAILGGLCLCQIGEFSFVLAGVGMGSNLLTDTEYQYFLAVAIMTMAVTPFLIAAVPAISERLVRLMPPGLKAAPPREAEAEMSDHLIIAGFGLGGRHLARAAKAAGIRYVILEMNPDTVRRERSKGEPILYGDASQAAVLEHINVAKARILAVVISDPAAIGRIVATARAHNPALHIVVRTRFVAEIEPLMQLGAEEVVAEEYETSVEMFIRVLSTYLVPKADIERFVREIRAEGYGMLRRSMLNTADACSLEGTCSSFGAMVLAVAPGAFVEGRSLAQTHLRKEHGLTVVAVQRDGKTVLNPAADWVFAAGDRAHVFGEQSVISDKAGLFLGHGDGAGTGPGEA; this comes from the coding sequence ATGAGCGTCGAAATACCCATTCTGTCGGATGTGGTCATGATCTTCGGCCTGTCCTGTGCCGTCATCATCGCCAGCCACCGCTTCAAGATCCCCCCGGTCATCGGCTTCCTGCTGACGGGCGTCCTGGCCGGGCCGTATGGGCTGGGCCTTGTGGGCGCGGAGCACGAGGTCGAGATCTTCGCCGAGATCGGGGTCATCCTGCTGCTGTTCGTTATCGGCATGGAGCTGTCCCTGGACGAGCTGCAGCGCCTGAGGAAACCGGTCTTCATCGGCGGCGCGGCCCAGGTCCTGCTGACCATCGCCGTCTTCGAGCTGCCCTTCATGGTCTTCGGGGTGGGGCTCGGCAAGGCCGTGTTCATCGGCTTCCTGGCCGCCCTGTCGAGCACGGCCATCGTGCTCAAGCTCCTGGCCGAGAAGGCCCAGCTGGGCGCGCCCCACGGGCGCATCTCCCTGGGCATGCTCATCTTCCAGGACGTGGCCGTGGTGCCCATGATGCTCCTCGTGCCCCTGCTGGCCGGCGCGGGGGGGAACCCCTGGCTGTCTCTGGGGGAGATGGCCGTCAAGGCGGCCCTGGTCGGCGGGGTCCTTTTCGTCGCCGCCAGGAAGCTCATCCCGCGCGTTCTGGAGGCCGTCATCCGCACGCGTAGCCGCGAGCTCTTCCTCATGACCACGCTGGGCCTGTGCTTCGCCATCGCCCTGCTGACGTCGAACGTCGGCCTGTCCCTGTCCCTGGGCGCCTTCCTGGCCGGGCTCATCATGAGCGAGTCCGAGTACAGCCATTCGGCCCTGGAAGGGGTGCTGCCCTTCCGCGACGTGTTCACGAGCGTCTTCTTCGTGTCCATCGGCATGCTCCTGGACCCGGCCTTTGTCATCACGCACCTGCCGCAGGTCCTTGGACTTACCGCGACCATCCTGGTCCTCAAGGCCGCCCTGGCCGCCGTGGCCGGCCGGCTCCTTGGCTATCCGTGGCATGTGGCCATCCTGGGCGGCCTGTGTCTGTGCCAGATCGGCGAGTTTTCCTTCGTCCTGGCCGGCGTGGGCATGGGCAGCAATCTGCTCACGGACACGGAATACCAGTACTTCCTGGCCGTGGCCATCATGACCATGGCCGTGACGCCCTTTCTCATCGCCGCAGTCCCGGCCATCTCCGAGCGCCTGGTCAGGCTCATGCCGCCCGGCCTCAAGGCCGCGCCGCCCAGGGAGGCCGAGGCCGAAATGAGCGACCACCTCATCATCGCGGGTTTCGGCCTGGGTGGGAGGCACCTGGCTCGGGCGGCCAAGGCGGCCGGCATCCGCTACGTCATCCTGGAGATGAACCCCGACACCGTGCGCCGGGAGCGGTCCAAGGGCGAGCCCATACTTTACGGCGACGCGTCCCAGGCGGCGGTACTCGAACACATCAACGTGGCCAAGGCGCGCATCCTGGCCGTGGTCATTTCGGACCCGGCGGCCATCGGCCGCATCGTGGCCACGGCCCGGGCTCACAACCCGGCCCTGCACATCGTCGTGCGCACCCGCTTTGTTGCCGAGATCGAGCCTCTCATGCAGCTCGGCGCAGAGGAGGTTGTGGCCGAGGAGTACGAGACCTCCGTCGAGATGTTCATCCGCGTCCTGTCGACGTACCTGGTGCCCAAGGCGGACATCGAGCGCTTCGTGCGCGAGATCCGGGCCGAGGGGTACGGGATGCTCAGGCGGTCCATGCTGAACACGGCCGACGCCTGCAGCCTGGAAGGGACGTGCTCATCCTTTGGTGCCATGGTGCTGGCGGTGGCGCCCGGGGCGTTCGTCGAAGGCAGGAGCCTGGCCCAGACCCACTTGCGCAAGGAGCATGGCCTGACCGTGGTGGCGGTGCAGCGGGACGGGAAGACAGTGCTCAATCCTGCCGCTGACTGGGTCTTCGCCGCCGGTGACAGGGCCCATGTCTTTGGCGAACAGAGCGTGATTTCGGACAAGGCTGGGCTTTTTCTCGGACACGGCGACGGGGCCGGGACCGGCCCGGGGGAGGCGTGA